One Microcaecilia unicolor chromosome 4, aMicUni1.1, whole genome shotgun sequence genomic region harbors:
- the FEN1 gene encoding flap endonuclease 1 isoform X2: MGIQGLAKLIADVAPISIKENDIKNYFGRKVAIDASMSIYQFLIAVRQDGNVLQNEDGETTSHLMGMFYRTVRMVDNGIKPVYVFDGKPPQLKSGELAKRTERRAEAEKHLLEAQEAGDVESIEKFNKRLVKVTKEHNEECKKLLKLMGIPYLEAPCEAEATCAALVKAGKVYAAATEDMDALTFGTPLLLRHLTASEAKKLPIQEFHLNRTLQEMDITQEQFVDLCILLGSDYCETIRGIGPKRAIDLIKQHKSIEKILEHLDTKKYPVPENWLHKEARELFLNPEVANTDTIDLKWSEPDENGLVEFMCGEKQFNEDRIRNGAKKLAKRRQGSTQGRLDDFFKVTGSISSSKRKEPEAKGSTKKKTKTAGKFKKGK; this comes from the coding sequence ATGGGAATTCAGGGACTGGCAAAACTTATCGCAGACGTGGCTCCCATCTCTATCAAGGAGAATGATATCAAGAACTACTTTGGAAGGAAAGTGGCCATTGATGCCTCGATGAGCATCTATCAGTTCCTGATTGCTGTGCGGCAAGATGGTAATGTTCTGCAGAATGAGGATGGTGAAACCACAAGTCACCTGATGGGCATGTTCTACCGCACTGTCCGCATGGTCGACAATGGCATCAAGCCAGTTTATGTATTTGATGGGAAACCACCACAGCTGAAATCTGGTGAGCTGGCTAAACGTACTGAAAGAAGGGCCGAGGCTGAAAAGCATTTGTTGGAGGCACAGGAAGCAGGTGATGTGGAGAGCATTGAAAAATTCAATAAGAGGTTAGTAAAGGTCACCAAGGAACATAATGAGGAGTGTAAAAAGCTGCTGAAGTTGATGGGGATCCCCTATCTAGAAGCTCCTTGTGAAGCTGAAGCTACTTGTGCTGCTCTGGTCAAAGCCGGCAAAGTCTATGCTGCTGCCACAGAGGATATGGATGCCCTGActtttggtacaccactgctgctGAGACACTTGACAGCAAGCGAAGCTAAGAAACTTCCTATACAGGAGTTCCACCTGAACCGAACCCTGCAGGAAATGGACATCACACAGGAGCAATTTGTTGACCTGTGCATCCTGTTGGGCAGTGACTACTGTGAGACAATCCGAGGGATTGGGCCTAAGCGAGCCATCGACCTGATTAAACAGCACAAAAGCATCGAGAAAATCCTGGAGCACCTTGACACCAAGAAGTACCCCGTTCCTGAGAACTGGCTCCACAAAGAAGCACGTGAGCTCTTCCTGAATCCTGAGGTGGCAAATACGGATACCATTGACCTGAAGTGGAGTGAGCCAGATGAGAATGGGCTGGTGGAGTTTATGTGCGGGGAGAAGCAATTCAATGAAGACCGTATCCGCAACGGAGCCAAGAAACTTGCAAAAAGACGGCAAGGCAGCACGCAAGGCCGACTAGACGACTTCTTCAAAGTGACCGGGTCTATCAGCTCCTCCAAACGGAAAGAACCAGAAGCAAAGGGCTccaccaaaaagaaaacaaagactgCTGGCAAATTCAAGAAAGGGAAATAA
- the FEN1 gene encoding flap endonuclease 1 isoform X1, whose protein sequence is MRSSLSRNHLITSSFSPYFLTTRMGIQGLAKLIADVAPISIKENDIKNYFGRKVAIDASMSIYQFLIAVRQDGNVLQNEDGETTSHLMGMFYRTVRMVDNGIKPVYVFDGKPPQLKSGELAKRTERRAEAEKHLLEAQEAGDVESIEKFNKRLVKVTKEHNEECKKLLKLMGIPYLEAPCEAEATCAALVKAGKVYAAATEDMDALTFGTPLLLRHLTASEAKKLPIQEFHLNRTLQEMDITQEQFVDLCILLGSDYCETIRGIGPKRAIDLIKQHKSIEKILEHLDTKKYPVPENWLHKEARELFLNPEVANTDTIDLKWSEPDENGLVEFMCGEKQFNEDRIRNGAKKLAKRRQGSTQGRLDDFFKVTGSISSSKRKEPEAKGSTKKKTKTAGKFKKGK, encoded by the exons ATGAG GAGCAGTCTATCAAGAAATCACCTCATAACTTCATCCTTTTCACCTTACTTTCTTACAACCAGAATGGGAATTCAGGGACTGGCAAAACTTATCGCAGACGTGGCTCCCATCTCTATCAAGGAGAATGATATCAAGAACTACTTTGGAAGGAAAGTGGCCATTGATGCCTCGATGAGCATCTATCAGTTCCTGATTGCTGTGCGGCAAGATGGTAATGTTCTGCAGAATGAGGATGGTGAAACCACAAGTCACCTGATGGGCATGTTCTACCGCACTGTCCGCATGGTCGACAATGGCATCAAGCCAGTTTATGTATTTGATGGGAAACCACCACAGCTGAAATCTGGTGAGCTGGCTAAACGTACTGAAAGAAGGGCCGAGGCTGAAAAGCATTTGTTGGAGGCACAGGAAGCAGGTGATGTGGAGAGCATTGAAAAATTCAATAAGAGGTTAGTAAAGGTCACCAAGGAACATAATGAGGAGTGTAAAAAGCTGCTGAAGTTGATGGGGATCCCCTATCTAGAAGCTCCTTGTGAAGCTGAAGCTACTTGTGCTGCTCTGGTCAAAGCCGGCAAAGTCTATGCTGCTGCCACAGAGGATATGGATGCCCTGActtttggtacaccactgctgctGAGACACTTGACAGCAAGCGAAGCTAAGAAACTTCCTATACAGGAGTTCCACCTGAACCGAACCCTGCAGGAAATGGACATCACACAGGAGCAATTTGTTGACCTGTGCATCCTGTTGGGCAGTGACTACTGTGAGACAATCCGAGGGATTGGGCCTAAGCGAGCCATCGACCTGATTAAACAGCACAAAAGCATCGAGAAAATCCTGGAGCACCTTGACACCAAGAAGTACCCCGTTCCTGAGAACTGGCTCCACAAAGAAGCACGTGAGCTCTTCCTGAATCCTGAGGTGGCAAATACGGATACCATTGACCTGAAGTGGAGTGAGCCAGATGAGAATGGGCTGGTGGAGTTTATGTGCGGGGAGAAGCAATTCAATGAAGACCGTATCCGCAACGGAGCCAAGAAACTTGCAAAAAGACGGCAAGGCAGCACGCAAGGCCGACTAGACGACTTCTTCAAAGTGACCGGGTCTATCAGCTCCTCCAAACGGAAAGAACCAGAAGCAAAGGGCTccaccaaaaagaaaacaaagactgCTGGCAAATTCAAGAAAGGGAAATAA
- the TMEM258 gene encoding transmembrane protein 258: MELEAMSRYTSPVNPAVFPHLTVVLLAIGMFFTAWFFVYEVTSTKYTRDIYKELLISLVASLFMGFGVLFLLLWVGIYV, from the exons ATG GAGCTCGAGGCCATGAGCAGATACACCAGTCCGGTGAATCCAGCTGTCTTTCCTCACCTCACTGTGGTGTTGCTGGCTATTGGCATGTTCTTCACTGCTTGGTTCTTTGT CTATGAAGTCACCTCCACTAAATACACACGGGACATCTACAAGGAGCTGCTCATCTCCCTGGTGGCCTCGCTGTTcatgggctttggggtcctcttCTTGCTGCTGTGGGTTGGGATCTATGTATGA